In one window of Borrelia anserina Es DNA:
- the pfkB gene encoding 1-phosphofructokinase produces the protein MIYTLTLNPAIDYKIVVDGFQKGCLNHVVNSNIFVGGKGINVSSVLKNFGKESVAFGFLGGFTGDYIKAHLDLIGIKHDFVYISENTRINIKMMSDGKETEINGNAPTILESCFQSLILKLKKLDNDLLIMSGSIPSSLGCRAYNEVAKNLSINVKLVIDTSGLALQEIMNLKPFLVKPNINEFRELLGINLCSNRDLVNAAGELIARGVQNIIVSMGSEGAIFINSNDVYVASVPKINSLSTIGAGDSVVAGFVYAYQNGNSLRDSFRFGVASGTATALKGELCSLDDVTYVLDKVKLDQLSLG, from the coding sequence TTGATATATACGCTTACCCTTAATCCTGCTATTGATTATAAGATAGTTGTGGACGGGTTTCAAAAAGGGTGTCTTAATCATGTTGTTAATAGTAATATTTTTGTTGGTGGGAAGGGGATAAATGTAAGTAGTGTTCTTAAGAATTTTGGGAAGGAAAGTGTTGCTTTTGGATTTTTAGGTGGATTTACGGGTGATTATATAAAGGCTCATCTTGATTTAATAGGAATAAAACATGATTTTGTTTATATATCTGAAAATACTAGAATCAATATTAAAATGATGTCGGATGGAAAAGAAACAGAGATTAATGGGAATGCACCTACAATTCTTGAGAGTTGTTTTCAGTCTTTGATTTTAAAATTAAAGAAATTGGATAATGATTTGTTAATCATGTCTGGGAGTATTCCAAGCTCACTTGGGTGTCGGGCTTATAATGAAGTAGCTAAAAATCTTTCAATTAATGTTAAATTAGTGATTGATACTAGTGGTCTTGCCTTGCAAGAGATTATGAATCTTAAACCTTTTTTGGTAAAGCCCAATATTAATGAATTTAGAGAGCTTTTAGGTATTAATTTGTGTTCTAATAGGGATCTAGTTAATGCTGCGGGTGAGCTTATAGCAAGGGGTGTGCAAAATATTATAGTATCAATGGGGAGTGAAGGAGCTATTTTCATCAATAGTAATGATGTTTATGTAGCTAGTGTTCCAAAAATTAATTCTTTAAGTACTATTGGTGCGGGAGATTCTGTTGTTGCTGGATTTGTATATGCATATCAAAATGGGAATTCTCTTCGTGATTCTTTTAGATTTGGCGTTGCATCAGGTACTGCAACAGCACTTAAGGGAGAACTTTGTAGTCTTGATGATGTTACATATGTTCTTGATAAAGTAAAGCTTGATCAGCTTTCTTTAGGGTAA
- the recD gene encoding exodeoxyribonuclease V subunit alpha, which produces MRNYLVLREFLKDHKRNYLNPELKIYEIIETLNINIENYYKSYLLTRKIKNEKYNELTIFLIFLFNYFSKGHLRANVNLLIKDIQNTIECASLELEEKNQLYQTSINILKELKKFTKFTKIKEIILHLKENNIMKDFNQNEKIITPLILENNIYIYTQKNFREEEELIKKIKQRIKGNKSEIKDQRIQNIMDNLNTKNLSEEQINSIKKSLKSNFFILSGGPGTGKTTTINYILKAIDSHLNIKQKVALVAPTGKASQKLKLSLKEPFKNLETEHSTVQKLLQMSFINKGTKYDEANPLKFEIIIIDEASMIDASTFLKLLKAVKISAKLIITGDKNQLPPIGGGNVYSSLMKIKEINDENVEILKKNFRSNTEINLLAEAIYNENTKLIYNQLNSNKSIILKDINKINLENELLNHTKNLYKNISNFDLNSLENEEIKLIINTLLNSVILCSRNFGKFGTKRINEIIKLYLKKIYGDLVGQIILITQNDYKNDIFNGERGILFKDNSKIYALIKREGEKYKRINLNLINKYELNFATTIHKSQGSEYQYVQIIIENHPFLTKELLYTAITRAQKNIEIISSKDIIKNVSLKKIERDSKISEHIDTLK; this is translated from the coding sequence ATGAGAAATTATTTGGTTTTAAGAGAGTTCCTTAAAGATCATAAGAGAAATTATTTAAATCCAGAACTCAAAATTTATGAAATAATTGAAACTTTAAACATAAACATAGAAAACTATTACAAATCATATTTACTCACAAGAAAAATAAAAAATGAAAAGTATAACGAACTTACCATCTTTTTAATATTTTTATTTAATTATTTTTCCAAAGGCCATTTAAGAGCTAATGTTAATTTACTAATAAAAGACATTCAAAATACAATCGAATGTGCTTCCCTTGAACTAGAAGAAAAAAATCAACTCTATCAAACATCAATAAACATACTAAAAGAACTAAAAAAATTTACAAAATTTACAAAAATAAAAGAAATCATCCTACATTTAAAAGAAAACAATATAATGAAAGACTTTAATCAAAATGAAAAAATTATCACACCTTTGATACTAGAAAATAATATTTATATCTACACACAAAAAAACTTTAGAGAAGAAGAAGAACTAATAAAAAAAATAAAACAAAGAATTAAAGGTAACAAGAGTGAAATAAAAGATCAAAGAATACAAAATATCATGGATAATTTAAACACCAAGAACCTAAGTGAAGAACAAATCAATTCAATCAAGAAATCTCTAAAAAGTAATTTTTTTATACTCAGTGGCGGACCAGGTACAGGAAAAACAACAACTATCAATTATATTCTAAAGGCAATTGATAGCCACTTAAATATCAAGCAAAAGGTAGCCCTTGTAGCACCAACTGGAAAAGCAAGTCAAAAACTAAAATTAAGTCTAAAAGAACCATTCAAAAATCTTGAAACAGAACATAGCACAGTACAAAAATTATTACAAATGTCATTCATTAATAAAGGTACTAAATATGATGAAGCTAACCCTTTAAAATTTGAAATAATAATAATTGATGAAGCGTCTATGATAGATGCAAGTACCTTCTTAAAATTACTAAAGGCAGTCAAAATAAGCGCAAAACTCATAATAACAGGAGACAAAAACCAGCTTCCACCAATAGGCGGAGGAAATGTATACTCAAGCCTTATGAAAATAAAAGAAATAAATGACGAGAATGTAGAAATACTTAAAAAAAATTTCAGAAGCAACACTGAGATAAATTTATTAGCCGAAGCAATATATAACGAAAACACAAAATTAATTTATAACCAACTCAATAGCAACAAAAGCATAATTTTAAAGGACATAAATAAAATAAATCTTGAAAATGAATTATTAAATCACACAAAAAATTTATACAAAAATATCTCTAATTTCGATCTCAACTCACTAGAAAATGAAGAAATTAAATTAATCATCAATACTCTGCTTAATAGTGTTATCTTATGTTCAAGAAATTTTGGAAAATTTGGAACAAAAAGAATAAATGAAATAATAAAACTATATCTAAAAAAAATCTATGGCGATCTAGTTGGGCAAATAATTCTGATTACACAAAATGACTATAAAAATGACATATTTAATGGAGAAAGGGGAATTCTTTTTAAAGATAATTCTAAAATCTATGCTTTAATTAAAAGAGAAGGCGAAAAATACAAAAGAATAAATTTAAATCTAATAAACAAATATGAACTTAATTTTGCAACAACAATACACAAAAGTCAAGGATCTGAATATCAATATGTACAAATAATAATAGAAAATCACCCATTTTTAACAAAAGAATTACTCTATACTGCAATAACAAGAGCTCAAAAAAACATAGAAATAATATCAAGCAAAGATATTATTAAAAATGTAAGCTTAAAAAAAATAGAAAGAGACTCAAAAATCTCAGAACATATAGATACATTAAAATAA